A single Botrytis cinerea B05.10 chromosome 1, complete sequence DNA region contains:
- the Bcnop7 gene encoding Bcnop7: MGRIKKKGTSGQAKNFITRTQAVRKLQISLPDFRKLCIWKGIYPREPRNKKKASKSSTHSTTFYYTKDIQWLLHEKIVDAFREQKALERKISKALGRGDASDAARLERNASRPEKTGKTKYNLDHIIRERYPTFIDALRDLDDCLSMLFLFANLPSTSTVPAKMIARCEKLCLEFEHYLIVSNSLRKSFLSIKGIYYQATIQGQDILWLVPYRFNQRVTGDVDFRIMGTFVEFYQTLLGFVNFRLYTSVGLVYPPKFDAARDDQDAGLGAFSLEGNGIGAIEQPKQITNGDASKPDPKLQAEIDKLMLQLNAPEKEVEETTKTSPDGEDEEQATETIDKFEPAAPGGDILMQPSYSATDPSTLFSKFTFFLSRETPRQPLEFILRAFGCKRIGWDAVLGEGAFTHNESDPSITHQVVDRPPVQVQPEEDEEVKEDNQTAQRLRPGARVPGRIYIQPQWIWDCINDEELKRPDLYAPGAQLPPHLSPFVKKVRGQYDPSAPLEDQEREDEELEMDSGSEDEADVSDEEAAVQKQDLVTAMDVDETAEGMDVAGSDDESDEAPDKVDESFGGFSEAEDSEDEEETAALRRQRELEAELSGVALQEKEVDPRAKAKTDAKKKAAKKAKEEDEELERSKMMMSRKKRKILEKMVYSNKKKDAEAEALRAKRRKIEKSGKAAPRE; encoded by the exons ATGGGAAGAATTAAGAAGAAGGGAACTTCTGGTCAGGCCAAGAACTTCATCACCAGAACTCAGGCAGTCAGAAAATTACAAATTTC TCTACCTGACTTTCGTAAGTTGTGTATCTGGAAAGGAATTTATCCTCGAGAACCAAGAAATAAGAAGAAGGCATCGAAGTCCTCGACACATTCTACCACCTTTTACTACACAAAAGATATTCAATGGCTATTGCACGAGAAGATTGTCGATGCTTTCCGTGAGCAGAAAGCTCTAGAGAGGAAAATCTCGAAAGCTTTAGGACGAGGAGATGCAAGCGACGCTGCGAGACTTGAACGTAACGCATCAAGACCGGAGAAGACTGGAAAGACTAAATACAATTTGGATCACATCATTCGGGAAAGATATCCTACATTCATCGATGCGCTACGAGATCTTGACGATTGCTTGTCGATGCTTTTCTTATTTGCAAATTTGCCCTCGACCTCGACTGTTCCCGCAAAGATGATTGCGAGATGCGAGAAATTATGCTTAGAATTCGAAcattatttaattgtttcAAATAGCTTGCGCAAGTCATTCTTGTCCATCAAGGGAATTTACTACCAGGCAACGATACAAGGACAAGATATTTTGTGGTTAGTACCTTACAGATTCAACCAAAGAGTCACTGGTGATGTGGACTTTCGAATCATGGGTACCTTCGTCGAGTTCTACCAAACTTTGCTAGGATTCGTCAATTTTCGCCTCTACACTTCTGTTGGATTGGTATACCCACCAAAATTCGACGCGGCTAGAGATGATCAAGATGCTGGTTTAGGGGCCTTCTCGTTGGAAGGAAATGGTATTGGTGCTATTGAGCAGCCAAAGCAGATCACCAATGGCGATGCTTCAAAGCCCGACCCTAAACTCCAAGCAGAGATTGACAAACTGATGCTTCAACTCAATGCACCAGAGAAGGAGGTCGAGGAGACAACAAAAACTTCACCCGATGGCGAAGATGAGGAGCAAGCAACTGAGACCATTGATAAATTCGAGCCAGCTGCACCAGGTGGTGATATACTTATGCAACCTTCTTATTCTGCCACAGATCCATCGACTTTGTTCTCAAAGTTTACTTTCTTCTTATCAAGAGAGACCCCTCGCCAACCTCTCGAGTTCATTCTTCGGGCATTTGGCTGCAAGCGCATTGGCTGGGACGCAGTCCTTGGGGAGGGTGCTTTCACTCACAATGAATCGGACCCTTCGATTACCCACCAAGTGGTTGATCGCCCACCCGTACAGGTCCAACCTgaggaagacgaggaagtCAAGGAAGACAACCAAACAGCACAGCGTTTGAGGCCCGGAGCTCGAGTTCCTGGTCGTATTTACATTCAACCACaatggatttgggattgtATCAATGACGAGGAGCTCAAAAGACCAGATCTATATGCACCTGGTGCACAATTGCCTCCACATTTGAGTCCCTTTGTCAAGAAGGTACGTGGTCAGTATGATCCATCTGCCCCACTTGAAGATCAAGAAAGGGAGGACGAGGAACTCGAAATGGACAGCGGTAGCGAAGATGAAGCAGATGTCTCCGATGAAGAGGCAGCTGTTCAAAAACAGGATCTGGTTACAGCTATGGATGTCGATGAGACTGCCGAGGGTATGGATGTTGCTGGATCTGATGATGAATCAGATGAGGCTCCTGATAAGGTTGATGAGTCTTTTGGTGGCTTCTCTGAAGCCGAAGAcagcgaagatgaagaagagaccGCTGCTCTTCGACGTCAACGAGAACTTGAGGCTGAGTTGTCCGGTGTGGCCCTACAAGAAAAGGAAGTTGACCCAAGGGCTAAGGCTAAGACGGATGCCAAGAAGAAGGCAGCCAAGAAGgcgaaagaagaagacgaggagttggagagatccaagatgatgatgagcagaaagaagaggaagattctAGAGAAGATGGTTTATagtaataaaaagaaagacgCAGAGGCAGAGGCACTAAGAGCcaagaggagaaagattgagaagtcTGGAAAAGCAGCTCCAAGAGAGTAA
- the Bcgab1 gene encoding Bcgab1 — protein MSIMSIDRRKAALFGAAAAVRLLLFASFPGLPDLLTARVEISTPVTSFKRLQEGLFLYNHNVSPYDGGVYHQAPLFLPLFSLLPSSSMYPAFTYLLYTLVDLASANALINIAESGEAGNSRLFKSPRKDKRWTSFAIAAAFLFNPFTIATCIGRPTSIFTTYAILYAISKALVGASYTSMFAIAFAAYLSMYPILLFPPLALLCYDRQRPSKRQESLPLFVGTNAIAVCGYLYSLLHMSYIITGSWEFLSSTYGVQLLLPDLTPNVGLWWYFFIEMFDSFRSFFLGVFWLHLSSYVGGLTIRVRRQPLFVLTILLGIFAIFKPYPSISDTSLFLGMLPVYSHLFPLLRYSFLASSTVLYATLLGPAFYYLWIYAGSGNANFFYAITLVWSLGWSVLVVADLLYAVLRDEWEVERPEMKGKEVRQI, from the exons ATGTCCATCATGAGTATCGATAGGAGGAAGGCAGCTCTTTTTGGGGCAGCAGCAGCTGTTCGACTGTTGCTCTTTGCATCTTTCCCGGGCCTCCCAGACTTGTTGACGGCGAGAGTCGAGATCTCTACACCAGTGACAAGCTTCAAGAGAT TACAAGAGGGTCTCTTTCTTTATAATCACAACGTCTCGCCGTACGATGGTGGTGTCTATCATCAGGCACCGTTattcctccctctcttctctctcctcccgAGCTCTTCGATGTATCCCGCATTCACATACCTACTATACACATTGGTCGACCTTGCCAGCGCAAATGCTTTAATTAATATAGCAGAGTCTGGGGAGGCAGGAAATTCGAGGCTCTTCAAATCTCCTAGGAAGGATAAACGGTGGACCAGCTTCGCCATTGCTGCTGCCTTTCTTTTCAACCCATTCACCATTGCAACGTGCATTGGCCGTCCAACAAGCATATTCACGACTTATGCTATATTATATGCCATTTCAAAAGCATTAGTCGGTGCATCTTATACCTCGATGTTTGCCATAGCATTCGCTGCGTACCTGTCTATGTACCCCAtacttcttttccctcctcTGGCCCTGCTATGCTATGATCGTCAACGTCCTAGTAAGCGCCAGGAGTCTTTGCCATTATTCGTCGGCACCAATGCCATAGCTGTCTGTGGTTACCTATACTCACTTCTACACATGTCGTACATAATCACAGGATCTTGGGAATTTCTATCATCAACCTATGGTGTCCAACTTCTGCTTCCAGACCTCACGCCCAATGTCGGGCTGTGGTGGTATTTCTTCATTGAAATGTTTGACTCTTTTAGGTCATTCTTCCTCGGTGTATTCTGGctccatctctcatcatATGTCGGTGGCCTCACCATTCGCGTGCGACGTCAGCCTCTTTTTGTGCTCACAATACTCCTTGGAATTTTTGCGATTTTTAAACCATACCCGTCAATATCAGATACCTCGCTATTCTTAGGAATGCTGCCAGTCTACAGCCACCTTTTCCCATTACTGCGATATTCTTTCTTGGCCTCTTCTACGGTTCTATATGCAACGCTACTGGGACCTGCCTTTTACTATCTATGGATTTATGCCGGAAGTGGAAATGCCAATTTTTTCTATGCAATTACGCTCGTATGGAGCCTTGGCTGGAGTGTCCTGGTGGTTGCAGATTTACTCTATGCAGTTCTCAGGGACGAATGGGAGGTTGAACGACCGGAAATGAAGGGTAAAGAGGTCAGGCAAATATAA